In Rutidosis leptorrhynchoides isolate AG116_Rl617_1_P2 chromosome 6, CSIRO_AGI_Rlap_v1, whole genome shotgun sequence, the DNA window tatatatatatatatatatatatatatatatatatatatatatagttgttaaaaatatagtacgtaatcactagctccctttgAATgagccggacttactaaaaactacactactctacaattaggtacactgcctataagtgttgtagcaaggtttaggtatatcccatatataaattaaataaaaacttgtgtaaattataccgtatttcgtattaaaaataataatattttgtacccctccgctcgcacatcaaaaCCTAACACTTAATTTATTATCTTTTGATAATTTGTATACAGACATTAAGCTAACATAGTTTTCAGGCACAGCAAGAACATCAAAAAGTGTGATATGATCATTAATTTTTAAGTTTCCAATACTTTTAATTAATGCTTGAGTACCATTTGGATGTTCAACGGTTAGCTTTAAGTCTGAAACATTTACCAAATTGAATAAGCCTTTCTCAGAAAGTGTCATGTGTTGATTAGCACCAGAATCAATAACCCAACCTTAAAAACATTTTTAGATTGAGAATTAAGAGCATTAAAGTATTTATTAAAATTTGCATTAAGCTTTACACTGCAATTAAAGAAAGTACCTGCCATATTAGACTGAGTACTATTATAAGGCTTAAAAGCTTCATCATCTGTTCATTTGAGAAAGAAAGAGGAGAAGAACTTGTACTAGCTTCTTTAGAAGCTGTAGTATTGTTAGAAACACTTTTAAAATTATTTTGAGATTGATATCCTAGATTTGGCTCAtagctgttattattattattaaagtttctCTTATATCCAGGAGGATATCCAACAATTTCAAAACATCTATCAATGGTATGACCAAGTTTATTGCATTTTTTACATTTTAGATTTTGATTTGGTCCTCTTCCAATATTATATCTTGAACTGCTATTATTAGAATTCATATCTTTATTAGAAGTTTGAGCAATAAAAGCAGATGTTTGAGGTTCAGCAATCACATTTTCTTTTAGATTTATATTTCTAATTTCTATGTGATTCTTCCCTAGACAAAATAGCATAAGCACTTTTCGCATCAGGCAAGGGGTCTCTCAACAAAATATTACTTCTAACAGACATATAGCAATCATTTAAACCCATTAAAAATTGCATCAGTTTTTGTACCTTATTTTGTTCTTTAACAAATTCACCAGCAGGACAATTACAAACATTACCACAAGTACAAGCAGGACCAGTTATCATACAATCATATTGTTTCCATAAACTATTCAAACTGTGATAATAATCAGATAAACTGTTTTCATTTTGTTTGATAGAATTTATCTTATGATGCAGATTATAAATGATTGAACCATCTATCTTGTTGTAAGTTTCTTTTAATTCATTC includes these proteins:
- the LOC139853993 gene encoding uncharacterized protein; its protein translation is MAEQGAITLINKLDFSDPLYLHESDTTTGTPFISIKLKGIENYNIWSRSMLLALGTKNKLGFINGTFQRHATDATLQNQWDRCNSAVLSWILGSISDELYSGQIFSTNATHVWNELKETYNKIDGSIIYNLHHKINSIKQNENSLSDYYHSLNSLWKQYDCMITGPACTCGNVCNCPAGEFVKEQNKVQKLMQFLMGLNDCYMSVRSNILLRDPLPDAKSAYAILSREESHRN